In Natronococcus occultus SP4, the following proteins share a genomic window:
- a CDS encoding IclR family transcriptional regulator — protein sequence MFDNDGRKLKTTRTSLRILELALEYERVTLAELDRMIDKPKSSLHSHLNTLVDCRYLVKDGDVYTTSFRFALLGERARQQNRLAPEAIRTVDRLAATAGEEVNVTVLEYGRLLMVYGSSDSETSEDGSFRREYDLHNTAAGKAVLAELDRDRVERILDEWGMPRETEATITDRERLYDCLDEIADQGYAIVDEEFAPGLVAVGATVHGPDGEPIGGLSVGGPKYRIDMDRLHGDLAEQLLATVESLESETTLLR from the coding sequence ATGTTCGACAACGACGGGCGGAAGCTGAAGACGACCCGAACCTCGCTCCGGATCCTGGAGCTTGCACTGGAGTACGAGCGCGTGACGCTCGCCGAACTCGATCGGATGATCGACAAGCCAAAGAGCTCGCTACACAGCCACCTCAACACGCTCGTTGACTGTCGGTATCTCGTCAAGGACGGCGACGTGTACACGACGAGTTTCAGGTTCGCGCTGCTCGGCGAGCGGGCACGTCAACAGAACCGCCTGGCACCGGAGGCGATCCGAACCGTCGATCGGTTGGCGGCCACGGCCGGTGAGGAGGTAAACGTCACCGTCCTCGAGTACGGTCGCCTACTGATGGTGTACGGCTCTTCAGACTCCGAAACGAGCGAGGACGGATCGTTCCGGAGGGAGTACGATCTCCACAACACGGCCGCTGGAAAGGCCGTGCTCGCCGAGCTCGATCGGGACCGGGTCGAACGGATTCTCGACGAGTGGGGGATGCCCCGGGAGACCGAGGCCACGATTACGGATCGGGAACGGCTCTATGACTGCCTCGACGAGATCGCCGACCAGGGGTACGCTATCGTCGACGAGGAGTTCGCACCCGGACTCGTCGCCGTCGGTGCGACAGTTCACGGACCCGACGGGGAGCCCATCGGCGGGCTCAGCGTCGGCGGACCGAAGTATCGGATCGACATGGATCGACTCCACGGCGACCTCGCCGAACAGCTCCTCGCTACCGTCGAATCGCTGGAATCCGAGACGACCCTTCTCCGGTGA
- a CDS encoding Tm-1-like ATP-binding domain-containing protein, giving the protein MAVIIVGTLDTKGEEIGFARDVIESQGADVHVVDTGVVGEPAFEPDTSADEVADAADTTLDQLREAGDRGAAMEAMGEGAATIVRRLHEADRLDGVLGLGGSGNTSVATTAMRALPVGVPKLMVSTVASGDVEPYVGATDVTMMYSVADIEGINQLTQRVISNAALAMVGMATTDPGVETEDRPTVAITMFGVTTPCVKTAREYLQEQGYETIVFHATGAGGQAMEDLIRQGLVDGVLDVTTTEWADELVGGVLNAGPGRLDAAAETGTPQVVSTGALDMVNFGPRDTVPDEFDERTFHVHNPEVTLMRTTPEENAELGRIIGEKLSRASGPTALFLPLEGVSALDTDGEPFRDPEADAALFDALRASADGVELVEREATINDEAFALAMAERLDEYIRDGA; this is encoded by the coding sequence ATGGCAGTCATCATCGTCGGGACGCTCGATACGAAAGGGGAGGAGATCGGTTTCGCACGGGACGTCATCGAATCGCAGGGCGCCGACGTTCACGTCGTCGACACCGGGGTTGTGGGTGAGCCCGCGTTCGAGCCCGACACGTCCGCGGACGAGGTCGCCGACGCGGCCGACACGACGCTAGATCAGCTTCGAGAGGCGGGTGACCGCGGTGCGGCGATGGAAGCGATGGGCGAGGGTGCGGCGACGATCGTCCGACGCTTGCACGAGGCGGATCGTCTCGACGGCGTCCTCGGGCTCGGCGGCTCGGGGAACACGTCCGTCGCGACGACGGCCATGCGCGCGCTTCCGGTCGGCGTTCCCAAGCTCATGGTTTCGACGGTCGCCTCGGGCGACGTCGAGCCGTACGTCGGGGCCACGGACGTGACGATGATGTACTCCGTCGCGGACATCGAAGGGATCAACCAGCTCACCCAGCGGGTGATCAGCAACGCGGCGCTCGCGATGGTCGGCATGGCCACCACCGATCCCGGCGTCGAAACCGAAGACAGACCGACCGTCGCGATCACGATGTTCGGAGTCACGACTCCCTGCGTCAAAACCGCCCGCGAGTACCTCCAGGAGCAGGGGTACGAAACGATCGTCTTTCACGCAACCGGTGCCGGTGGTCAAGCGATGGAGGACCTCATTCGTCAGGGGCTCGTCGACGGGGTGTTAGACGTGACGACCACCGAGTGGGCCGACGAACTCGTCGGTGGCGTCCTGAACGCTGGCCCCGGACGGCTCGATGCCGCAGCCGAGACCGGAACTCCCCAGGTCGTCTCGACCGGTGCGCTCGATATGGTGAACTTTGGACCACGAGACACCGTCCCGGATGAGTTCGACGAACGGACGTTTCACGTCCACAACCCGGAGGTCACGCTCATGCGAACGACGCCCGAAGAGAACGCGGAACTCGGCCGCATTATCGGCGAGAAACTCTCGCGTGCTTCCGGGCCGACGGCGCTCTTTCTCCCGCTCGAGGGCGTATCGGCGCTCGATACCGACGGCGAGCCGTTCCGCGATCCCGAGGCAGACGCCGCCCTTTTCGACGCGCTTCGCGCCAGCGCCGACGGCGTCGAACTGGTCGAGCGGGAGGCCACGATCAACGACGAGGCGTTCGCACTGGCGATGGCCGAGCGACTGGACGAATACATACGCGACGGAGCGTGA
- a CDS encoding GAF domain-containing protein, with protein METPGVNNRPRPAFQRGSRAWELLESLQRLTATGVWSYDSATDNVWWSEQAKRILRLEPDAEPDIETIVACFVDADRSQTRDRLIDALEDGESFETDVGLAVEGTTERYVRLRAQPQQRNGGLVTLYGTVEDVTDAKRQEKRIQVLRRTSQELREANSQQAVAEIIAETSKNILGYVNATVRLAETSSGTLRTVAATEECIERAGKRPDYPISEKTPAARTYRTGEPELHTDHRATEDDRDRGELRSGLYVPIGDHGVLSAGDVVVDAFDERDIEAASLLGQLGAKAITRIGWTKRSRAI; from the coding sequence ATGGAAACGCCGGGGGTGAACAATCGACCGCGACCTGCGTTCCAGAGGGGGAGCCGTGCCTGGGAGTTGCTGGAGAGTCTCCAACGGCTCACGGCGACCGGCGTCTGGTCGTACGACAGTGCTACCGATAACGTGTGGTGGAGCGAACAGGCAAAGCGGATCCTTCGTCTCGAGCCGGACGCCGAACCCGACATCGAGACGATCGTCGCCTGTTTCGTTGACGCGGATCGATCGCAGACCCGCGATCGACTGATAGACGCGCTCGAGGACGGCGAGTCGTTCGAAACTGACGTCGGGCTTGCGGTCGAAGGAACGACCGAGCGTTACGTTCGGCTCCGTGCACAGCCCCAGCAGCGAAACGGCGGACTGGTCACGCTGTACGGGACGGTCGAGGACGTCACCGACGCGAAACGCCAGGAAAAGCGGATCCAGGTGCTCCGACGAACGAGCCAGGAGCTTCGGGAGGCGAACTCCCAGCAGGCGGTGGCCGAAATCATCGCCGAAACCTCGAAGAACATCCTCGGGTACGTCAACGCGACCGTCAGGCTGGCGGAGACATCGAGCGGAACGCTTCGGACCGTCGCCGCGACCGAGGAGTGTATCGAGCGGGCCGGCAAACGGCCCGATTACCCGATCAGCGAGAAAACACCCGCGGCCCGGACGTACCGAACCGGGGAGCCGGAGCTACACACCGACCACCGCGCTACCGAGGACGATCGCGACCGCGGCGAGTTGCGGTCCGGCCTCTACGTTCCGATCGGCGATCACGGCGTTCTCAGCGCCGGTGACGTCGTCGTCGACGCGTTCGACGAACGGGATATCGAGGCTGCCAGTCTACTCGGCCAGCTCGGGGCAAAAGCCATCACGCGGATCGGCTGGACGAAGCGGTCGCGGGCGATATGA